In Chitinophaga oryzae, the sequence TAAAAATAATAACGGCCGCCGGTCCTGCCGGCAGCCGTTAAGTCAGTTAATGAGCCGGTTCAGAGACTGGCCTGTACGTCATTCAGTTTCATGGTCATAGACTGCGCCGTCTGCAGGGTCCAGGCGTCGTATTCGTCGATGGCCAGCAGTCTTTCGGCTTCTGAGATAAATCCGTGTTGTACCACCTGTGGCCCTCTCAGCTCCGCTACTTTTGACCAGATAGCGGCTTTATTGGAAAAACCTGCTTCTGCCCTGCTGTATTTCTCGTCAGCATTGAAGGACCGTATGTCCCGATATCCTGCTTTTTCGAAGAGTGCGGGCAGATGGTCTGCTATTTCGTTGTCCATACCGGCATCTGCGCGCCAGCGGAGGAATGCGTCGTAGAAGCGCAGCATACTGGCCGGCGGCGCAGGGTCCCACTCCAGGCGGGTATGGTTGTAGTCCAGTATAGACACGCGGCCTCCGGGCGCCAGCAATTCACGGAAACGCCGCAACGCTGCCAGCGGGTCGTTCAGCCATTGTAGTACCCTTGCAGACACGATCAGGTCGTATTTCCTGTCTGGTTGCCAGGTATAAAGATCTGCGGTGATCAGTTGCAGGTGAGGCACGTCCTGTTGATCCTCCCGCCCTTTGGCGATAAGATGTTCGCTGCTGTCGATCCCTGTGGCGCTGCCGGTTTCGCCCACGAACCCGGCGATGCCGGCGGTGATGGCGCCCGTGCCGCATCCCACGTCCAGTACATGCATACCGGGTTTCAGCAACGGCACCAGTGTCGCATAACTGTTTTGTAATGTTCTGTCGTCCAGGATGATGGACGTCCCTTTCGGCATGGTGGCCCTTTCGGAGGCTTTATCCTGCATATCGCTGT encodes:
- a CDS encoding methyltransferase domain-containing protein, whose translation is MQDKASERATMPKGTSIILDDRTLQNSYATLVPLLKPGMHVLDVGCGTGAITAGIAGFVGETGSATGIDSSEHLIAKGREDQQDVPHLQLITADLYTWQPDRKYDLIVSARVLQWLNDPLAALRRFRELLAPGGRVSILDYNHTRLEWDPAPPASMLRFYDAFLRWRADAGMDNEIADHLPALFEKAGYRDIRSFNADEKYSRAEAGFSNKAAIWSKVAELRGPQVVQHGFISEAERLLAIDEYDAWTLQTAQSMTMKLNDVQASL